The Zalophus californianus isolate mZalCal1 chromosome X, mZalCal1.pri.v2, whole genome shotgun sequence genome window below encodes:
- the LOC118356537 gene encoding nuclear RNA export factor 2-like isoform X4 gives MVRQGSCRDATPHTPYSTRRDKRRVKRQKEGHIHITVWRERKTLRREMGENTQDGTPGSWFKITIPYGRKYDKTWLMNSIQSHCSVPFTPVDFHYVKNQARFFVQDAGTASALKDVSYKIWDEKNRKISIFVNPSTVPYSVRYKLEPEEMEQLKLTINKRYDVSQQALDLQSLRFDPDLVGHDIDMILNRRNCMAATLQIIEENHPELLSLNLSNNKLYGLDGLSDIIQMVPTVRILNLSKNELNLVWELNKMKGLDLEELWLEGNPLCDTFPDQPTYISAIKDCFPKLLRLHPGPPPWSPLPTSSSLLQDGQELSPPVITDTDTPCLIKPCKESYKGSDALKSLVLQFLQQYYLIYDSGDRRGLLDAYHEEACFSLAIPSSPEDPALSSLCEYFKESRNMKKPKEPSLCVQPLKHTKHNIVGSLCVLPKTQHDLSSFLVDMWFQTWRESLRALFVPSPGPSSLPLPAIPVYAS, from the exons CACTCCCTATAGCACCCGGCGTGACAAGAGGAGAGTGAAAAGGCAAAAGGAGGGCCATATCCATATTactgtgtggagagagagaaaaactctgAGGAGAGAAATGGGGGAGAACACACAAGATGGAACCCCAGGGAGCTGGTTCAAGATCACC ATTCCCTATGGGAGAAAGTATGATAAGACATGGCTAATGAATTCAATCCAGAGCCATTGCAGTGTCCCCTTCACTCCAGTGGAT TTTCACTACGTGAAAAACCAGGCTCGGTTCTTTGTCCAGGATGCTGGCACTGCCTCCGCATTGAAGGATGTCAGCTACAAGATTTGGGATGAGAAGAACCGAAAG ATATCTATCTTTGTCAATCCTTCTACTGTACCCTACTCTGTGCGGTATAAGTTGGAGCCAGAAGAAATGGAGCAGCTAAAG CTGACCATAAACAAACGCTATGACGTCTCCCAGCAAGCTCTTGACCTCCAGAGTCTCCGCTTTGACCCAG ACTTGGTGGGCCATGATATAGATATGATCCTGAATCGAAGAAACTGCATGGCTGCCACCTTGCAGATCATTGAAGAGAATCATCCCGAG CTCTTGTCCTTGAACTTGAGCAACAACAAACTGTACGGGCTGGATGGCCTGTCTGACATTATACAGATGGTCCCCACAGTCAGGATCCTGAACCTCTCCAAAAATGAG CTGAACTTGGTGTGGGAGTTAAACAAGATGAAAGGGCTGGATCTTGAAGAGCTTTGGCTAGAAGGGAACCCCTTGTGTGACACCTTTCCAGACCAGCCCACCTACATAAG TGCCATCAAGGATTGTTTTCCTAAGTTGTTACGCCTG CATCCAGGGCCACCTCCCTGGTCTCCACTGCCgacttcttcttcccttctccaggATGGCCAGGAGTTATCACCACCAGTTATCACTGATACTGACACACCCTGCTTGATAAAGCCCTGCAAG GAAAGCTACAAAGGATCTGATGCCCTGAAGAGTCTAGTCCTGCAATTCCTGCAGCA GTACTATTTGATCTACGATTCTGGAGACCGTCGGGGTCTCCTCGATGCCTACCATgaagaggcctgcttctccctggccaTTCCCTCCAGCCCCGAGGACCCAGCCCT AAGCAGCTTGTGCGAGTACTTCAAGGAAAGCAGGAATATGAAGAAGCCCAAGGAACCCT CCCTGTGTGTTCAGCCGCTGAAGCATACAAAACATAACATCGTGGGCTCCCTCTGTGTGCTGCCCAAAACACAGCATGACCTCAGCTCCTTCTTGGTGGACATGTGGTTCCAGACG